From the genome of Thioflexithrix psekupsensis, one region includes:
- a CDS encoding O-antigen ligase family protein, with protein sequence MGYHFNLNPMNQHALTYTISLLLLSIGFAIPISNALTNILIFLALMTILLIKNSDSLFNHLNKNPIAWTAMGLLIVILLGISYTTVSLPQALEMLVKYRELLYIPLLIILFQYSRCQQWALWAFMSAMLVTLILSYLIALGWGEWGKGDSANPFVFKNHITQGILMALFAYFLAIWALYWPRWRIVAWGLCGLAVFNVLLMTQGRSGYLIFACLFLLLIYHLWQWRGLIFILVIALITISVMLLASNRVQNRVQILTQDIEDHQAGLRTNSNALRYDFLRNSSHIALQSPFIGHGTGSFKLVYQEFVLNHTVHRYFSENPHNEYLMIAVQWGALGLLLWLLLLFLLWRNTRHYPPLWQWQARGFVLAIVVGSLVNSLLLDTTEGHLFAYLTALFFSFDEKNGSSILQDN encoded by the coding sequence ATGGGCTATCACTTTAATCTCAATCCAATGAATCAACACGCATTAACTTATACCATTTCTCTGTTACTACTCAGCATTGGTTTTGCCATTCCAATTTCTAATGCGTTGACTAATATTCTTATTTTTCTGGCATTAATGACCATTTTATTAATAAAAAATAGCGATAGTTTATTTAATCATTTAAATAAAAATCCTATTGCATGGACAGCGATGGGATTATTAATAGTTATTTTACTGGGCATTAGCTACACCACGGTGTCGTTACCTCAAGCCTTAGAAATGCTGGTTAAATACCGAGAATTATTATATATTCCGTTATTAATAATTCTGTTTCAATATAGCCGCTGTCAACAATGGGCATTATGGGCATTTATGTCAGCGATGTTAGTGACATTAATTCTTTCTTATTTAATTGCTTTGGGTTGGGGAGAATGGGGTAAAGGTGACAGTGCGAATCCCTTTGTGTTTAAAAATCACATTACGCAAGGCATTTTAATGGCTTTATTTGCCTATTTTCTGGCTATTTGGGCTTTATACTGGCCGCGGTGGCGTATTGTTGCGTGGGGGTTATGTGGATTAGCGGTGTTTAATGTGCTGTTGATGACGCAAGGGCGCAGTGGTTATTTAATTTTTGCCTGTTTATTTTTACTGCTGATTTATCATCTTTGGCAATGGCGCGGATTAATTTTTATTTTGGTGATTGCTTTAATCACTATTAGCGTCATGTTATTGGCTTCTAATCGCGTGCAAAATCGCGTGCAAATTTTGACTCAAGATATTGAAGATCATCAAGCAGGATTGCGCACGAATTCTAATGCGTTGCGTTATGATTTCTTACGTAATAGCAGCCACATTGCTTTACAATCTCCATTCATTGGACATGGTACGGGTAGTTTTAAATTAGTTTATCAAGAATTTGTGCTAAACCATACCGTACATCGTTATTTTTCCGAAAATCCGCACAATGAATATTTAATGATTGCGGTACAATGGGGTGCATTAGGATTATTATTATGGCTGTTATTACTGTTTTTATTATGGCGCAATACTCGTCATTATCCCCCTTTGTGGCAATGGCAAGCGCGGGGTTTTGTGCTGGCGATTGTGGTGGGATCGCTGGTCAATTCGCTGTTATTAGACACGACGGAAGGGCATTTATTCGCTTATTTAACGGCTTTATTTTTCAGTTTTGATGAGAAAAATGGGTCTTCTATTTTACAAGATAATTAG
- the hemE gene encoding uroporphyrinogen decarboxylase, with protein sequence MTPLKNDRFIRALLRQSVDKTPVWMMRQAGRYLPEYRATRAKAGDFLTLCKTPELACEVTLQPLDRYPLDAAILFSDILTIPDAMGLGLYFSEGEGPGFKKIIRSASDVASLGVPDPMVELRYVMDAVSLIRRELAGKVPLIGFSGSPFTLATYMVEGGSTKNFQYIKQFLFSQPESAHQLLALLAQTISDYLNAQIKSGAQAVMIFDTWGGVLTTRDYLTFSLAYMRLIVDRLIREQEGQKIPVILFTKNGALWLESMAETGCDALGLDWMLPIGEARARVGHRVALQGNMDPCILYAPPARIEAEVADILASYGVGNGHVFNLGHGIHPQINPEHVDVFIRAVHELSAPYHQANSV encoded by the coding sequence ATGACACCTTTAAAAAATGACAGATTTATTCGCGCCTTATTGCGCCAATCCGTCGATAAAACGCCCGTATGGATGATGCGTCAAGCAGGGCGTTATTTGCCTGAATATCGTGCGACTCGTGCCAAAGCAGGCGATTTTTTAACCTTATGCAAAACGCCAGAATTAGCCTGTGAAGTGACCTTGCAACCTTTGGATCGTTATCCGCTGGATGCCGCGATTTTATTTTCTGATATTTTAACCATTCCTGATGCAATGGGATTGGGTTTATATTTTAGTGAAGGCGAAGGGCCTGGTTTTAAAAAAATCATTCGTAGCGCGTCAGATGTTGCGTCATTAGGCGTTCCAGACCCGATGGTAGAATTGCGTTATGTCATGGATGCGGTGAGTTTAATTCGTCGAGAATTAGCGGGAAAAGTGCCATTAATTGGCTTTTCGGGCAGCCCTTTTACTTTAGCCACTTATATGGTTGAAGGGGGCAGCACGAAAAACTTTCAATACATTAAACAATTCTTATTTTCTCAACCTGAATCCGCACATCAATTATTAGCCTTATTAGCACAAACTATTAGTGATTATTTAAATGCCCAAATTAAATCAGGCGCACAGGCCGTAATGATTTTTGATACGTGGGGCGGTGTGTTGACTACACGCGATTATTTAACTTTTTCTTTAGCCTACATGCGTTTGATTGTGGATCGGTTAATTCGAGAACAAGAGGGGCAGAAAATTCCCGTGATTTTATTTACTAAAAATGGCGCATTATGGTTAGAATCAATGGCCGAAACGGGTTGTGATGCTTTAGGATTAGATTGGATGTTGCCCATTGGCGAAGCGCGGGCGCGTGTGGGGCATCGTGTGGCGTTGCAAGGCAATATGGATCCGTGCATTCTTTACGCACCGCCTGCGCGCATTGAAGCTGAAGTGGCAGATATTTTAGCCAGTTATGGCGTGGGCAATGGGCATGTGTTTAATTTAGGACACGGCATTCATCCGCAAATTAATCCCGAACATGTCGATGTTTTTATTCGCGCTGTGCATGAATTAAGCGCGCCTTATCATCAGGCGAATTCTGTTTAA